The Pelodiscus sinensis isolate JC-2024 chromosome 5, ASM4963464v1, whole genome shotgun sequence genome includes a region encoding these proteins:
- the TMEM33 gene encoding transmembrane protein 33: protein MADTAQNGPMQGGAGGGAVQFMMTNKLDTAMWLSRLFTVYCSALFVLPLLGLHEAASFYQRALLANALTSALRLHQRLPHFQLSRAFLAQALLEDSCHYLLYSLIFVNSYPVTMSIFPVLLFSLLHAATYTKKVLDARGSNSLLFLRSLLEKLNANQQNILKFIACNEIFLMPATVFMLLSGQGSLLQPFIYYRFLTLRYSSRRNPYCRTLFTELRIVVEHLIMKPSCPLFVRRLCLSSISFISRLAPTVA from the exons ATGGCGGACACAGCGCAGAACGGGCCCATGCAAGGCGGCGCCGGCGGCGGAGCGGTG CAATTTATGATGACTAACAAGTTGGACACAGCAATGTGGCTTTCCCGTTTGTTCACAGTCTACTGTTCAGCTTTATTTGTTCTGCCCCTTTTAGG GTTGCATGAAGCAGCTAGCTTTTATCAACGTGCCTTGCTAGCAAATGCACTTACCAGTGCTCTTCGACTACACCAAAGGTTACCACATTTCCAGCTAAGCAGGGCGTTCCTGGCTCAAGCTCTGTTGGAGGATAGCTGCCATTATCTTTTGTATTCTCTCATCTTTGTTAATTCTTATCCTGTTACGA TGAGTATTTTCCCAGTTCTGCTGTTCTCGTTGCTTCATGCTGCCACATATACAAAGAAGGTCCTCGAT GCAAGAGGTTCGAATAGTCTACTCTTCCTGAGAAGTCTTCTAGAAAAATTAAATGCTAATCAACAGAATATTCTAAAATTCATTGCTTGCAATGAAATTTTCCTGATGCCAGCTACAGTTTTTATGCTTCTTAG tggCCAGGGGAGTTTGCTTCAGCCTTTCATTTATTATAGATTTCTTACCTTGCGCTATTCCTCCCGTAGAAATCCATATTGCCG GACGCTTTTCACAGAGCTGAGGATCGTTGTTGAACACCTAATAATGAAACCTTCATGTCCTCTTTTTGTAAGAAGACTGTGCCTCAGTAGCATTTCCTTTATAAGCAGACTAGCACCAACAGTTGCATAA